A single genomic interval of Burkholderia cepacia ATCC 25416 harbors:
- the carB gene encoding carbamoyl-phosphate synthase large subunit has product MPKRTDIKSILIIGAGPIIIGQACEFDYSGAQACKALREEGYKVVLVNSNPATIMTDPNTADVTYIEPITWEVVARIIEKERPDAILPTMGGQTALNCALDLHHHGVLEKFGVELIGASPEAIDKAEDRQKFKEAMTKIGLGSAKSGIAHSMEEATQVHAEIMAGTGGSGYPVVIRPSFTLGGSGGGIAYNREEFEEICKRGLDLSPTRELLIEESLLGWKEYEMEVVRDRADNCIIVCSIENLDPMGVHTGDSITVAPAQTLTDKEYQILRNASLAVLREIGVDTGGSNVQFSINPKDGRMVVIEMNPRVSRSSALASKATGFPIAKVAAKLAVGYTLDELKNEITGGQTPASFEPTIDYVVTKIPRFAFEKFREADSRLTTQMKSVGEVMAIGRTFQESFQKALRGLEVGVDGLDEKSTDRDEIAIEIHEPGPDRIWYVGDAFRIGMTAEEIFAETAIDPWFLEQIEQIILKEKALAGRTLASLTFDELRYLKQSGFSDRRLAKLLGATPEDVRKRRIELNVRPVYKRVDTCAAEFATKTAYMYSTYEEECEAQPTTNKKIMVLGGGPNRIGQGIEFDYCCVHAALAMREDGYETIMVNCNPETVSTDYDTSDRLYFEPLTLEDVLEIVDKEKPVGVIVQYGGQTPLKLALDLEAHGVPIVGTSPDMIDAAEDRERFQKLLQDLGLRQPPNRTARAEDEALALAAEIGYPLVVRPSYVLGGRAMEIVHEPRDLERYMREAVKVSNDSPVLLDRFLNDAIECDVDCICDGEAVFIGGVMEHIEQAGVHSGDSACSLPPYSLSKETVAELKRQTGAMAKALNVVGLMNVQFAIQQVPQADGSKQDIIYVLEVNPRASRTVPYVSKATSLPLAKIAARAMVGQKLAQQGVTKEVEPPYFSVKEAVFPFVKFPTVDPVLGPEMRSTGEVMGVGQTFGEALFKSQLAAGSRLPESGTVLLTVMDADKPKAVEVARMLHDLGYPIVATKGTAAAIEAAGVPVKVVNKVKDGRPHIVDMIKNGEIALVFTTVDETRQAIADSRSIRMSAQAHKVTYYTTMSGARAAVEGLRYLKDLEVYDLQGLHARLN; this is encoded by the coding sequence ATGCCAAAACGCACAGACATCAAGAGCATCCTCATCATCGGCGCCGGCCCGATCATCATCGGCCAGGCGTGCGAGTTCGACTATTCGGGCGCGCAGGCTTGCAAGGCGTTGCGTGAGGAGGGCTACAAGGTCGTTCTCGTCAACAGCAACCCGGCGACGATCATGACCGACCCGAACACGGCCGACGTGACCTACATCGAGCCGATCACGTGGGAAGTCGTCGCACGCATCATCGAGAAGGAGCGCCCGGACGCGATCCTGCCGACGATGGGCGGCCAGACCGCGCTGAACTGCGCGCTCGACCTGCACCACCACGGCGTGCTCGAGAAGTTCGGCGTCGAGCTGATCGGCGCGTCGCCGGAAGCGATCGACAAGGCGGAAGACCGCCAGAAGTTCAAGGAAGCGATGACCAAGATCGGTCTCGGTTCCGCGAAGTCGGGCATCGCGCACTCGATGGAAGAAGCGACCCAGGTGCACGCCGAGATCATGGCCGGCACCGGCGGCAGCGGCTACCCGGTCGTGATCCGTCCGTCGTTCACGCTCGGCGGCTCGGGCGGCGGCATCGCGTACAACCGCGAAGAGTTCGAGGAGATCTGCAAGCGCGGTCTCGACCTGTCGCCCACGCGCGAGCTGCTGATCGAAGAGTCGCTGCTCGGCTGGAAGGAATACGAGATGGAAGTCGTGCGCGACCGCGCCGACAACTGCATCATCGTCTGCTCGATCGAGAACCTCGACCCGATGGGCGTGCATACCGGCGACTCGATCACGGTCGCGCCGGCGCAGACGCTCACCGACAAGGAATACCAGATCCTGCGTAACGCATCGCTCGCGGTGCTGCGCGAGATCGGCGTCGACACGGGCGGCTCGAACGTGCAGTTCTCGATCAACCCGAAGGACGGCCGCATGGTCGTCATCGAAATGAACCCGCGCGTGTCGCGTTCGTCGGCGCTCGCATCGAAGGCAACGGGCTTCCCGATCGCGAAGGTCGCGGCGAAGCTGGCCGTCGGCTACACGCTCGACGAGCTGAAGAACGAAATCACCGGCGGCCAGACGCCGGCGTCGTTCGAGCCGACCATCGACTACGTCGTCACGAAGATCCCGCGTTTCGCGTTCGAGAAGTTCCGTGAAGCCGATTCGCGCCTGACCACGCAGATGAAGTCGGTCGGCGAGGTGATGGCGATCGGCCGTACGTTCCAGGAGTCGTTCCAGAAGGCGCTGCGCGGCCTCGAAGTCGGTGTCGACGGTCTCGACGAGAAGTCGACCGACCGCGACGAGATCGCGATCGAGATCCACGAGCCGGGCCCGGATCGCATCTGGTACGTCGGCGATGCGTTCCGCATCGGCATGACGGCCGAGGAAATCTTCGCGGAAACCGCGATCGACCCGTGGTTCCTCGAGCAGATCGAGCAGATCATCCTGAAGGAAAAGGCGCTCGCGGGCCGCACGCTCGCGTCGCTGACGTTCGACGAGCTGCGCTACCTGAAGCAGAGCGGCTTCTCCGACCGCCGCCTCGCGAAGCTGCTCGGCGCGACGCCGGAAGACGTCCGCAAGCGCCGCATCGAACTCAACGTGCGCCCGGTCTACAAGCGCGTCGACACGTGCGCGGCCGAGTTCGCGACGAAAACCGCGTATATGTACTCGACCTATGAGGAAGAGTGCGAGGCGCAGCCGACCACCAACAAGAAGATCATGGTGCTGGGCGGCGGCCCGAACCGGATCGGCCAGGGCATCGAGTTCGACTACTGCTGCGTGCACGCGGCGCTCGCGATGCGCGAGGACGGCTACGAAACGATCATGGTCAACTGCAACCCGGAAACGGTGTCGACCGACTACGACACGTCCGACCGCCTGTACTTCGAGCCGCTGACGCTCGAAGACGTGCTCGAGATCGTCGACAAGGAAAAGCCGGTCGGCGTGATCGTCCAGTACGGCGGCCAGACGCCGCTGAAGCTCGCGCTCGACCTCGAGGCGCACGGCGTGCCGATCGTCGGCACGTCGCCGGACATGATCGACGCGGCCGAAGACCGCGAACGCTTCCAGAAGCTGCTGCAGGACCTCGGCCTGCGCCAGCCGCCGAACCGCACCGCGCGCGCCGAAGACGAAGCGCTCGCACTGGCGGCCGAAATCGGCTATCCGCTGGTCGTGCGCCCGTCGTACGTGCTGGGCGGCCGCGCGATGGAAATCGTCCACGAGCCGCGCGACCTCGAGCGCTACATGCGCGAGGCCGTGAAGGTGTCGAACGATTCGCCGGTGCTGCTCGACCGCTTCCTGAACGACGCGATCGAGTGCGACGTCGACTGCATCTGCGACGGCGAAGCCGTGTTCATCGGCGGCGTGATGGAGCACATCGAGCAGGCGGGCGTCCACTCGGGCGACTCGGCATGCTCGCTGCCGCCGTACTCGCTGTCGAAGGAGACCGTGGCCGAGCTGAAGCGCCAGACGGGCGCGATGGCGAAGGCGCTGAACGTGGTCGGTCTGATGAACGTTCAGTTCGCGATCCAGCAAGTGCCGCAGGCTGACGGTTCGAAGCAGGACATCATCTACGTGCTCGAAGTGAACCCGCGCGCATCGCGCACGGTGCCGTACGTGTCGAAGGCGACCAGCCTGCCGCTCGCGAAGATCGCGGCGCGCGCGATGGTCGGCCAGAAGCTCGCGCAGCAGGGCGTGACGAAGGAAGTCGAGCCGCCGTACTTCAGCGTGAAGGAAGCGGTGTTCCCGTTCGTCAAGTTCCCGACCGTCGATCCGGTCCTCGGGCCTGAAATGCGTTCGACCGGCGAAGTGATGGGCGTCGGCCAGACGTTCGGCGAAGCGCTGTTCAAGTCGCAGCTCGCGGCCGGTTCGCGCCTGCCGGAGTCGGGCACGGTGCTGCTGACCGTGATGGATGCGGACAAACCGAAGGCGGTCGAAGTCGCGCGCATGCTGCACGACCTCGGCTACCCGATCGTCGCGACGAAGGGCACGGCTGCCGCGATCGAGGCGGCCGGCGTGCCGGTGAAGGTCGTGAACAAGGTGAAGGACGGCCGTCCGCACATCGTCGACATGATCAAGAACGGCGAGATCGCACTTGTGTTCACGACGGTCGACGAAACGCGCCAGGCGATCGCTGATTCGCGTTCGATCCGCATGAGCGCGCAGGCGCACAAGGTCACGTACTACACGACGATGTCGGGCGCGCGCGCGGCAGTCGAAGGCTTGCGCTACCTGAAGGATCTGGAAGTCTATGATTTACAAGGTCTTCACGCTCGCCTAAACTAA
- the greA gene encoding transcription elongation factor GreA gives MSTIPLTKRGAEQLRDELQRLKSVERPAVINAIAEARAQGDLSENAEYDAAKEKQGFIEGRIAEIESKLSAAQVIDPTVLDAEGRVVFASTVELEDLESGDTVKYQIVGDDEADIDHGLISVSSPIARALIGKSEGDVAAVQAPSGVREYEIISVSYI, from the coding sequence ATGAGCACCATTCCGTTGACAAAGCGTGGCGCAGAGCAACTGCGCGATGAATTGCAGCGCCTCAAGTCCGTCGAGCGGCCGGCCGTGATCAACGCGATCGCGGAGGCCCGCGCACAGGGCGACCTGTCCGAAAACGCCGAATACGATGCCGCGAAGGAAAAGCAGGGCTTCATCGAGGGTCGTATCGCGGAAATCGAATCGAAGCTGTCGGCCGCGCAGGTCATCGATCCGACCGTGCTCGACGCCGAAGGCCGCGTGGTTTTCGCCTCGACCGTCGAACTCGAGGATCTCGAGTCGGGCGACACCGTCAAGTACCAGATCGTCGGTGACGACGAAGCCGATATCGATCACGGCCTGATCTCGGTCAGCTCGCCGATCGCGCGTGCACTGATCGGCAAGTCCGAAGGCGACGTCGCGGCCGTGCAGGCGCCGAGCGGCGTGCGCGAATACGAAATCATCTCGGTCAGCTACATCTGA
- a CDS encoding DUF4149 domain-containing protein, whose product MPHRVFRLLSAVWVGSLLTIGYAVAPVLFKTLERMTAGSVAAQLFRIEAILGVVCGVLLLALSNQQVRRGSSEYRRVRWVVAAMVVCVLVGYFALQPFMNALRVAAMDAGTDIANSPYASRFGMLHGVSSVFYLVESVLGLMLIWRLPARDA is encoded by the coding sequence ATGCCGCATCGCGTGTTCCGTCTGCTGTCGGCCGTGTGGGTCGGCAGCCTGCTGACGATCGGGTATGCGGTCGCGCCCGTGCTGTTCAAGACGCTGGAGCGGATGACGGCCGGTTCGGTCGCCGCCCAGCTGTTCCGTATCGAGGCGATCCTCGGTGTCGTATGCGGCGTGCTGCTGCTCGCGCTGTCGAACCAGCAGGTTCGACGCGGCAGCAGCGAATATCGCCGCGTGCGCTGGGTCGTCGCCGCGATGGTCGTATGTGTGCTGGTCGGGTATTTTGCGCTGCAGCCGTTCATGAACGCGCTGCGGGTCGCCGCGATGGACGCGGGCACCGATATCGCGAATTCGCCGTATGCGAGCCGCTTCGGGATGCTGCACGGCGTCTCGAGCGTGTTCTACCTCGTCGAGAGCGTACTGGGGCTGATGCTGATCTGGCGTTTGCCGGCGCGCGACGCCTGA
- a CDS encoding YhbY family RNA-binding protein has protein sequence MPALSLSPAERSALRSQAHALKPVVLIGAEGLTDAVLKEIKVHLDAHQLIKIRVFGDERDARIAIYDEICDRLSAAPIQHIGKLLVIWKPEAAVAAPARGRRAGTLPSAAEAVDDKKGRAPRTVKVVKVSPNASPVRRPRPVKVTVRGNERVTAGGTVKRAKKRQASTKRPFQDK, from the coding sequence ATGCCCGCCCTTTCGCTTTCTCCCGCCGAGCGCTCCGCGCTGCGCTCCCAGGCCCATGCGCTCAAGCCCGTCGTGCTGATCGGCGCCGAAGGGCTCACCGACGCCGTGCTGAAGGAAATCAAGGTGCACCTCGACGCGCACCAACTGATCAAGATCCGCGTGTTCGGCGACGAACGCGACGCGCGCATCGCGATCTACGACGAGATCTGCGATCGCCTGAGCGCGGCGCCGATCCAGCACATCGGCAAGCTGCTGGTGATCTGGAAGCCCGAAGCCGCCGTTGCGGCCCCGGCCCGCGGCCGTCGTGCCGGCACGCTACCGAGCGCGGCCGAAGCCGTGGACGACAAAAAAGGCCGTGCCCCGCGCACCGTCAAGGTCGTCAAGGTGTCGCCGAACGCGAGCCCCGTGCGCCGTCCGCGGCCGGTCAAGGTCACGGTGCGCGGCAACGAACGCGTGACGGCGGGCGGTACCGTGAAGCGCGCGAAAAAGCGCCAGGCCAGCACGAAGCGTCCGTTCCAGGACAAGTAA
- a CDS encoding RlmE family RNA methyltransferase, whose translation MAKNRFNQHWLHDHINDPYVKMAQREGYRARAAYKLKEIDEQDKLIRPGQVIVDLGATPGSWSQYARNKLAQGKKRDAEREGGIDGTIVALDILPMEPIADVHFLQGDFREDDVLHQLEELLEGRAVDLVISDMAPNLSGVASADAARIEHLCDLALEFAQNHLKPDGALLVKCFHGSGYSQIVEKFKQQFKTVAPRKPKASRDKSSETFILGRHLKRPR comes from the coding sequence ATGGCAAAAAACCGCTTCAACCAGCACTGGCTGCACGACCACATCAACGACCCGTACGTCAAAATGGCGCAGCGGGAGGGCTATCGCGCGCGCGCCGCGTACAAGCTGAAGGAAATCGACGAGCAGGACAAGCTGATCCGTCCGGGCCAGGTGATCGTCGATCTCGGCGCGACGCCGGGCAGCTGGAGCCAGTATGCCCGCAACAAGCTCGCGCAGGGCAAGAAGCGCGATGCGGAGCGCGAAGGCGGCATCGACGGCACGATCGTCGCGCTCGACATCCTGCCGATGGAGCCGATCGCCGACGTCCACTTCCTCCAGGGCGACTTCCGCGAGGATGACGTCCTTCACCAGCTTGAGGAATTGCTCGAAGGCCGCGCGGTGGACCTTGTTATTTCCGACATGGCCCCCAACCTCTCCGGCGTGGCCTCGGCAGACGCGGCGCGCATCGAGCATCTCTGCGATCTGGCGCTCGAATTCGCGCAGAACCATCTGAAGCCGGATGGTGCGTTGCTCGTGAAGTGTTTTCACGGCAGCGGCTACAGCCAGATCGTCGAGAAATTCAAACAGCAGTTTAAGACCGTCGCGCCGCGCAAGCCGAAGGCGTCCCGCGACAAATCGTCCGAAACGTTCATTTTGGGTCGGCATCTGAAACGTCCGCGCTGA
- the ftsH gene encoding ATP-dependent zinc metalloprotease FtsH: MNNNMFSKAAVWLVIALVLFTVFKQFDKPRVQEGVSYSQFMDDAKNGKVKNVIVQGRNLTVTPADGQKYQIVSPGDIWMVGDLMKYGVQVSGKADDEPNALMSALYYLGPTILIIVFWFYMMRQMQGGGKGGAFSFGKSRARLIDENNNAVNFSDVAGCDEAKEEVSELVDFLRDPQKFQKLGGRIPRGVLLVGPPGTGKTLLARAIAGEAKVPFFSISGSDFVEMFVGVGAARVRDMFEQAKKHAPCIVFIDEIDAVGRHRGAGMGGGNDEREQTLNQMLVEMDGFEANSGVIVIAATNRSDVLDKALLRPGRFDRQVYVGLPDIRGREQIMRVHLRKVPIANDVDAAVIARGTPGFSGADLANLVNEAALFAARRGKRIVEMQDFEDAKDKIFMGPERKSAVIREEAKRATAYHESGHAVIAKLLPKADPVHKVTIIPRGRALGVTWQLPEHDNETYSKDYLMDRLAILFGGRVAEELFMNLVSTGASDDFNKATQTARAMVARFGMTDALGPMVYVDDENDASPFGRGFTRTISEATQQKVDSEIRRVLDEQYGLARRLLEENRDKVEAMTAALMEWETIDADQINDIMEGRPPRSPKSSPAVGGDSSGGGSSAEVKAGNAPAPASPAA; encoded by the coding sequence TTGAACAACAATATGTTTTCGAAGGCAGCGGTGTGGCTGGTGATCGCACTGGTGCTGTTTACGGTGTTCAAGCAGTTCGACAAGCCCCGCGTCCAGGAAGGCGTGTCCTATTCGCAGTTCATGGACGACGCCAAGAACGGCAAGGTCAAGAACGTCATCGTTCAGGGGCGCAACCTCACCGTCACTCCGGCTGATGGCCAGAAATACCAGATCGTGTCGCCCGGCGACATCTGGATGGTTGGCGATCTGATGAAGTACGGCGTGCAGGTCAGCGGCAAGGCCGACGACGAGCCGAACGCGCTGATGTCCGCGCTGTACTACCTCGGGCCGACGATCCTGATCATCGTGTTCTGGTTCTACATGATGCGGCAGATGCAGGGAGGCGGCAAAGGCGGCGCGTTCTCGTTCGGCAAATCCCGTGCGCGGCTGATTGACGAGAACAACAACGCGGTGAACTTCTCCGACGTCGCGGGTTGCGACGAAGCGAAGGAAGAAGTGTCCGAGCTCGTCGACTTCCTGCGCGATCCGCAGAAATTCCAGAAGCTGGGCGGCCGCATTCCGCGCGGCGTGCTGCTCGTCGGCCCTCCGGGTACCGGCAAGACGCTGCTGGCCCGCGCGATCGCGGGTGAAGCGAAAGTGCCGTTCTTCAGCATCTCGGGTTCGGACTTCGTCGAAATGTTCGTCGGCGTCGGCGCGGCCCGTGTGCGCGACATGTTCGAACAGGCGAAGAAGCATGCACCGTGCATCGTGTTCATCGACGAAATCGACGCGGTCGGCCGTCATCGCGGCGCCGGCATGGGCGGCGGCAACGACGAGCGCGAACAGACGCTGAACCAGATGCTCGTCGAGATGGACGGCTTCGAGGCGAACTCGGGCGTGATCGTGATCGCTGCGACCAACCGTTCCGACGTGCTCGACAAGGCGCTGCTGCGTCCGGGCCGTTTCGACCGCCAGGTCTACGTCGGTCTGCCGGACATCCGCGGCCGCGAACAGATCATGCGCGTGCACCTGCGCAAGGTACCGATCGCGAACGACGTCGATGCGGCAGTCATCGCGCGCGGCACGCCGGGCTTCTCGGGCGCCGATCTCGCGAACCTCGTGAACGAGGCTGCGCTGTTCGCCGCACGCCGCGGCAAGCGCATCGTCGAGATGCAGGATTTCGAAGACGCGAAGGACAAGATCTTCATGGGTCCGGAGCGCAAGTCGGCGGTGATCCGCGAGGAAGCGAAGCGTGCGACCGCGTATCACGAGTCGGGCCACGCGGTGATCGCGAAGCTGCTGCCGAAGGCCGACCCCGTGCACAAGGTCACGATCATTCCGCGCGGTCGCGCGCTGGGTGTCACGTGGCAGTTGCCGGAGCATGACAACGAAACGTACTCGAAGGACTACCTGATGGACCGCCTCGCGATCCTGTTCGGTGGCCGGGTGGCGGAAGAGTTGTTCATGAACCTCGTCAGCACCGGTGCATCGGACGACTTCAACAAGGCAACCCAGACGGCGCGCGCGATGGTCGCCCGTTTCGGCATGACCGATGCGCTCGGGCCGATGGTCTACGTCGACGACGAAAACGATGCATCGCCGTTCGGCCGTGGCTTCACGCGCACGATCTCGGAAGCGACGCAGCAGAAGGTCGATTCGGAAATCCGCCGCGTGCTCGACGAACAGTACGGCCTTGCGCGCCGCCTGCTCGAAGAGAACCGCGACAAGGTCGAAGCGATGACCGCCGCGCTGATGGAGTGGGAGACGATCGATGCCGATCAGATCAACGACATCATGGAAGGCCGTCCGCCGCGCTCCCCGAAGAGCTCGCCGGCTGTCGGCGGCGATTCGTCGGGTGGCGGCAGCAGCGCCGAGGTGAAGGCCGGCAACGCGCCGGCGCCTGCTTCGCCGGCGGCATAA
- the folP gene encoding dihydropteroate synthase: MSDSAVSPQIPAPLRCGRFELTFERPLVMGILNATPDSFSDGGRFLARDDALRQAERMIAEGADLLDIGGESTRPGAPPVPLDEELARVIPLVEALRPLNVPLSIDTYKPAVMRAALAAGADLINDIWGFRQPGAIDAVREGNCGLCAMHMLGEPQTMQVGEPDYGDVVTDVRDFLAARAQALRDAGIAPERICVDPGFGFGKAVVDDNYALLAALPETAPARPDGRAYPILAGMSRKSMLGAVIGGKPPMERVAASVAAALCAVERGAAIVRVHDVAATVDALKVWNAVREAARQR, translated from the coding sequence GTGTCCGATTCCGCTGTTTCCCCCCAAATTCCCGCGCCACTCCGGTGCGGCCGCTTCGAACTGACGTTCGAGCGCCCGCTCGTGATGGGCATTCTCAACGCCACGCCCGATTCGTTCTCCGACGGCGGCCGCTTCCTCGCGCGCGACGATGCGCTGCGCCAGGCCGAGCGGATGATTGCCGAAGGCGCCGATCTTCTCGATATCGGCGGCGAATCGACGCGCCCCGGCGCGCCGCCGGTGCCGCTCGACGAGGAACTCGCGCGCGTGATCCCGCTCGTCGAAGCGCTGCGCCCATTGAACGTGCCGCTGTCGATCGATACCTACAAGCCTGCCGTGATGCGCGCGGCGCTGGCCGCAGGCGCCGACCTGATCAACGACATCTGGGGGTTCCGCCAGCCGGGCGCGATCGACGCGGTGCGCGAGGGCAATTGCGGGCTGTGTGCAATGCACATGCTCGGTGAGCCGCAAACGATGCAGGTCGGCGAACCCGATTACGGCGACGTCGTGACCGACGTGCGCGATTTTCTCGCCGCGCGCGCGCAGGCACTGCGCGACGCGGGGATTGCGCCGGAGCGGATCTGCGTCGATCCCGGTTTCGGGTTCGGCAAGGCGGTCGTCGACGACAACTATGCACTCCTGGCCGCACTGCCGGAAACGGCGCCCGCGCGGCCCGACGGGCGGGCGTATCCGATACTCGCAGGCATGTCGCGCAAGTCGATGCTCGGCGCGGTGATCGGCGGCAAGCCGCCGATGGAGCGCGTCGCGGCGAGCGTGGCGGCCGCATTGTGCGCGGTCGAGCGTGGGGCGGCGATCGTGCGCGTGCACGATGTCGCGGCGACGGTCGATGCGTTGAAAGTCTGGAATGCCGTGCGCGAAGCCGCGCGGCAACGATAA
- the glmM gene encoding phosphoglucosamine mutase yields the protein MGRRYFGTDGIRGTVGEAPITPDFVLRLGYAAGKVLASSADGAAGSRPTVLIGKDTRVSGYMLEAALEAGFSAAGVDVMLAGPMPTPGVAYLTRALRLSAGVVISASHNPYRDNGIKFFSADGNKLPDDTEAAIEAWLDKPLECASSDGLGKARRLDDAAGRYIEFCKSTFPAAFDLRGLKLVIDCAHGAAYQIAPHVFHELGADVIPIGVAPNGFNINDGVGATAPDALVRAVRANHADLGIALDGDADRLQVVDATGRLYNGDELLYVLVKDRIATDGKVEGAVGTLMTNLAVEVALQRAGVKFVRAAVGDRYVLEQLREHGWQLGAEGSGHILSLDRHSTGDGIVSALLVLAALKRSGQTLAQMLDGVTLFPQKLINVRMKPGADWKGSTSIRAAIDAAEAALAGSGRVLIRASGTEPVLRVMVEAQQAADAVRHAETIADAVRAATA from the coding sequence ATGGGACGTCGATATTTCGGCACGGACGGCATTCGCGGCACGGTGGGCGAGGCACCCATCACGCCGGATTTCGTGTTGCGTCTCGGCTACGCGGCCGGCAAGGTACTGGCCAGCTCGGCCGATGGCGCGGCCGGCTCGCGGCCGACCGTGCTGATCGGCAAGGACACGCGCGTGTCGGGCTACATGCTCGAAGCCGCGCTCGAGGCAGGGTTCTCGGCGGCGGGTGTCGACGTGATGCTGGCCGGCCCGATGCCGACGCCAGGGGTCGCCTACCTGACGCGCGCCCTGCGCCTGTCGGCGGGCGTCGTGATCAGCGCGTCGCACAATCCGTATCGCGACAACGGGATCAAGTTTTTCTCCGCTGACGGCAACAAGCTGCCGGACGACACCGAAGCCGCGATCGAAGCGTGGCTCGACAAGCCGCTCGAATGCGCATCGTCCGACGGTCTCGGCAAGGCGCGCCGTCTCGACGATGCGGCCGGCCGCTACATCGAATTCTGCAAGAGCACGTTCCCGGCCGCGTTCGACCTGCGCGGGCTGAAGCTCGTGATCGACTGCGCGCACGGTGCCGCGTACCAGATCGCGCCGCACGTGTTCCACGAACTCGGCGCGGACGTGATCCCGATCGGCGTCGCGCCGAACGGCTTCAACATCAACGACGGCGTCGGCGCGACCGCGCCGGACGCGCTGGTGCGCGCGGTGCGCGCGAACCACGCCGATCTCGGCATTGCACTCGACGGCGATGCGGACCGCCTGCAGGTCGTCGACGCGACCGGTCGCCTGTACAACGGCGACGAGCTGCTCTACGTGCTCGTGAAGGACCGGATCGCGACCGACGGCAAGGTGGAGGGCGCGGTCGGCACGCTGATGACGAATCTCGCCGTCGAAGTCGCGCTGCAGCGCGCGGGCGTGAAGTTCGTGCGGGCGGCGGTCGGGGATCGCTACGTGCTCGAGCAGTTGCGCGAGCACGGCTGGCAACTCGGCGCGGAAGGCTCGGGCCACATCCTGTCGCTCGATCGCCACTCGACCGGCGACGGCATCGTGTCGGCGCTGCTCGTGCTGGCTGCGCTGAAGCGCAGCGGCCAGACCCTTGCGCAGATGCTCGACGGCGTCACGCTGTTCCCGCAGAAGCTGATCAACGTGCGGATGAAGCCAGGTGCCGACTGGAAGGGCAGCACGTCGATTCGCGCAGCGATCGACGCAGCCGAAGCCGCGCTCGCCGGCAGCGGCCGCGTGCTGATCCGCGCATCGGGCACCGAGCCCGTGTTGCGCGTGATGGTCGAAGCGCAGCAAGCGGCCGACGCGGTCCGCCATGCGGAGACGATCGCCGACGCGGTGCGCGCGGCGACGGCCTGA
- the pstS gene encoding phosphate ABC transporter substrate-binding protein PstS, whose amino-acid sequence MKLMQTAIAGLAGALFAVAAHAADITGAGSTFAMPIYTKWAADYQQTGGAKVNYQGIGSSGGLKQIIAKTVDFAGSDAPLKDDELAKEGLFQFPTVVGGVVPVVNVPGVKAGELTLSGPVLGDIYLGKIKKWNDPAIAALNPKVKLPDTDIAVVRRADGSGTSFIWTNYLSKVNDEWKSKIGEGTTVNWPTGTGGKGNDGVAAFVQRLPGAIGYVEWAYAKKNNMIYTALKNSTGTVVEPKTETFKAAAAGANWSKSFYQILTNQPGKEAWPVVGATFVLLHAKQEKPEQGAETLKFFSWAFKNGEKAADSLDYISLPPAVEAEIRKQWKVKVTDASGKPVAAE is encoded by the coding sequence ATGAAATTGATGCAAACCGCGATTGCCGGCCTGGCTGGCGCGCTTTTCGCCGTCGCCGCCCACGCTGCCGACATCACGGGCGCAGGCAGCACGTTCGCGATGCCGATCTATACGAAATGGGCTGCTGACTACCAGCAGACCGGCGGCGCGAAGGTCAACTACCAAGGTATCGGTTCGTCGGGCGGCCTGAAGCAGATTATCGCGAAGACGGTCGATTTTGCCGGCTCGGACGCTCCGCTGAAGGATGACGAACTCGCGAAGGAAGGCCTGTTCCAGTTCCCGACGGTGGTCGGCGGCGTGGTGCCGGTCGTCAACGTGCCGGGCGTGAAGGCCGGCGAACTGACGCTGTCGGGCCCGGTGCTCGGCGACATCTACCTCGGCAAGATCAAGAAGTGGAACGACCCGGCGATCGCCGCGCTGAACCCGAAGGTCAAGCTGCCGGACACGGACATCGCCGTGGTCCGCCGCGCTGACGGCTCGGGCACGAGCTTCATCTGGACGAACTACCTGTCGAAGGTCAACGACGAGTGGAAGTCGAAGATCGGCGAAGGCACGACGGTCAACTGGCCGACGGGCACGGGCGGCAAGGGCAACGACGGCGTCGCGGCCTTCGTGCAGCGCCTGCCGGGCGCGATCGGCTACGTCGAGTGGGCGTACGCGAAGAAGAACAACATGATCTACACGGCCCTGAAGAACTCGACGGGCACGGTGGTCGAGCCGAAGACCGAAACGTTCAAGGCTGCTGCCGCAGGCGCGAACTGGTCGAAGTCGTTCTACCAGATCCTGACGAACCAGCCGGGCAAGGAAGCCTGGCCGGTCGTCGGCGCGACGTTCGTGCTGCTGCACGCGAAGCAGGAAAAGCCGGAGCAGGGCGCGGAAACGCTGAAGTTCTTCAGCTGGGCGTTCAAGAACGGCGAGAAGGCTGCTGACAGCCTCGACTACATCTCGCTGCCGCCGGCAGTCGAAGCGGAAATCCGCAAGCAGTGGAAGGTCAAGGTGACGGACGCGTCGGGCAAGCCGGTCGCCGCCGAGTAA